One segment of Triticum aestivum cultivar Chinese Spring chromosome 2A, IWGSC CS RefSeq v2.1, whole genome shotgun sequence DNA contains the following:
- the LOC123186952 gene encoding protein AAR2 homolog isoform X1, whose product MGSSGAGAAARMDPEAATELARKGVTLLLLDVPQHTVLGLDTQVFSVGPRFRGIKMVPPGPHFLHYCSPSRHGNEFAPTVGFFLTTHPSQVVVRRWHAQEERLVALSEEEEIRYSEAVKRFEFDDQLGPYNLDSFGDWKQLSNYLSQSVIERLEPIGGEITIALETSWMDRAPQTEMERRLMEQLREDKFAKKAPTQPERRGCYYTTIPASVKHKNISADELTLLNLDRTSLLETVLAKNYQGQEDLLLGELQFSFIAFMMGQSLEAFMQWKALVSLLLSCSEAPLHTRTQMFVKFIRVIYYQFKHGFQRTHDSRSSDDKGNSLFLDEAWFSRDIFLYRLSKDFLTVIFEAQVVDGDLLSWARKLKTLLETTFGWDLENNAANLIDEDDEFAPVVVEMDG is encoded by the exons ATGGGGAGCAGCGGAGCAGGCGCGGCGGCGCGGATGGACCCCGAGGCGGCCACGGAGCTGGCGCGGAAGGGGGTCACCCTCCTGCTCCTCGACGTGCCCCAGCACACCGTCCTCGGCCTCGACACGCAG GTGTTCTCGGTCGGCCCCAGGTTCAGAGGGATCAAGATGGTGCCCCCAGGCCCGCATTTCCTCCACTACTGCTCCCCCAGCAG GCACGGGAATGAGTTCGCGCCGACAGTCGGATTCTTTCTTACTACTCACCCATCTCAG GTGGTCGTTCGAAGATGGCATGCTCAAGAGGAGAGATTAGTGGCACTATCAGAAGAGGAG GAAATCAGATACTCTGAAGCAGTAAAACGTTTCGAGTTCGATGATCAGCTTGGACCATACAATTTGGACTCTTTTGGTGATTGGAAACAACTTTCAAACTACTTGTCACAAAGTGTAATCGAACGCCTTG AGCCAATTGGTGGAGAAATTACAATTGCGTTGGAGACATCATGGATGGATAGAGCTCCCCAAACAGAGATGGAGAGACGATTGATGGAACAACTTAGAGAAGACAAATTTGCAAAGAAAGCCCCCACACAGCCTGAGCGTAGAGGATGCTACTACACAACTATCCCTGCTTCTGTTAAACACAAGAACATTTCTGCAGATGAGCTGACTTTGCTGAATTTGGACAGA ACGAGCTTGCTGGAGACTGTCCTGGCCAAAAATTATCAAGGCCAAGAAGATTTACTCTTGGGGGAGCTGCAGTTCTCTTTCATAGCGTTTATG ATGGGACAGTCGCTAGAGGCGTTTATGCAGTGGAAAGCATTGGTCAGTCTTCTTTTGAGCTGCAGTGAAGCT CCACTTCATACAAGAACACAAATGTTTGTAAAG TTTATAAGGGTTATTTACTATCAATTCAAGCATGGCTTTCAACGTACACATGATTCCAGAAGTAGTGACGACAAGGGCAACTCTTTGTTTCTGGATGAAGCATGGTTCTCAAGAGACATATTTCTTTACCGGCTTTCCAAG GATTTCTTGACGGTAATATTTGAAGCTCAAGTCGTGGATGGAGACCTTCTGTCATGG GCTAGGAAACTTAAGACGCTTCTGGAGACCACTTTTGGATGGGATCTCGAGAACAATGCGGCGAACCTTATCGATGAGGACGACGAG TTTGCTCCCGTGGTCGTGGAAATGGACGGCTAG
- the LOC123186952 gene encoding protein AAR2 homolog isoform X2, producing MGSSGAGAAARMDPEAATELARKGVTLLLLDVPQHTVLGLDTQVFSVGPRFRGIKMVPPGPHFLHYCSPSRHGNEFAPTVGFFLTTHPSQVVVRRWHAQEERLVALSEEEEIRYSEAVKRFEFDDQLGPYNLDSFGDWKQLSNYLSQSVIERLEPIGGEITIALETSWMDRAPQTEMERRLMEQLREDKFAKKAPTQPERRGCYYTTIPASVKHKNISADELTLLNLDRTSLLETVLAKNYQGQEDLLLGELQFSFIAFMMGQSLEAFMQWKALPLHTRTQMFVKFIRVIYYQFKHGFQRTHDSRSSDDKGNSLFLDEAWFSRDIFLYRLSKDFLTVIFEAQVVDGDLLSWARKLKTLLETTFGWDLENNAANLIDEDDEFAPVVVEMDG from the exons ATGGGGAGCAGCGGAGCAGGCGCGGCGGCGCGGATGGACCCCGAGGCGGCCACGGAGCTGGCGCGGAAGGGGGTCACCCTCCTGCTCCTCGACGTGCCCCAGCACACCGTCCTCGGCCTCGACACGCAG GTGTTCTCGGTCGGCCCCAGGTTCAGAGGGATCAAGATGGTGCCCCCAGGCCCGCATTTCCTCCACTACTGCTCCCCCAGCAG GCACGGGAATGAGTTCGCGCCGACAGTCGGATTCTTTCTTACTACTCACCCATCTCAG GTGGTCGTTCGAAGATGGCATGCTCAAGAGGAGAGATTAGTGGCACTATCAGAAGAGGAG GAAATCAGATACTCTGAAGCAGTAAAACGTTTCGAGTTCGATGATCAGCTTGGACCATACAATTTGGACTCTTTTGGTGATTGGAAACAACTTTCAAACTACTTGTCACAAAGTGTAATCGAACGCCTTG AGCCAATTGGTGGAGAAATTACAATTGCGTTGGAGACATCATGGATGGATAGAGCTCCCCAAACAGAGATGGAGAGACGATTGATGGAACAACTTAGAGAAGACAAATTTGCAAAGAAAGCCCCCACACAGCCTGAGCGTAGAGGATGCTACTACACAACTATCCCTGCTTCTGTTAAACACAAGAACATTTCTGCAGATGAGCTGACTTTGCTGAATTTGGACAGA ACGAGCTTGCTGGAGACTGTCCTGGCCAAAAATTATCAAGGCCAAGAAGATTTACTCTTGGGGGAGCTGCAGTTCTCTTTCATAGCGTTTATG ATGGGACAGTCGCTAGAGGCGTTTATGCAGTGGAAAGCATTG CCACTTCATACAAGAACACAAATGTTTGTAAAG TTTATAAGGGTTATTTACTATCAATTCAAGCATGGCTTTCAACGTACACATGATTCCAGAAGTAGTGACGACAAGGGCAACTCTTTGTTTCTGGATGAAGCATGGTTCTCAAGAGACATATTTCTTTACCGGCTTTCCAAG GATTTCTTGACGGTAATATTTGAAGCTCAAGTCGTGGATGGAGACCTTCTGTCATGG GCTAGGAAACTTAAGACGCTTCTGGAGACCACTTTTGGATGGGATCTCGAGAACAATGCGGCGAACCTTATCGATGAGGACGACGAG TTTGCTCCCGTGGTCGTGGAAATGGACGGCTAG
- the LOC123186953 gene encoding LRR receptor-like serine/threonine-protein kinase RGI1, with translation MPLLPLLPATTAAPMRHLHLILFLPLLLNLLLFSSTSTTAAATSPNPEVAFLSSWLAASPSRPPDWAPAAASPCKWSHVACDAAGRAVVSVTFQSVHLAVPAPSGLCAALPGLVSFVVSDANLTGGVPEDLALCRRLATLDLSGNSLTGPVPASLGNLTALESLVLNTNQLSGPIPAELGGLAASLKNLLLFDNRLSGELPAELGGLRRLESLRAGGNHDLSGPIPDSFSKLSNLAVLGLADTKISGTLPPSIGNLKSLQTLSIYTTMLSGSIPPELALCANLTDVYLYENALSGALPPELGALQSLQKLLLWQNALTGPIPDSFGNLTSLVSLDLSINSISGVIPASLGRLPALQDLMLSDNNITGTIPVQLANATALVQLQLDTNEISGLIPPELGRSLTNLQVLFAWQNRLEGAIPATLASMASLQALDLSHNRFTGAVPPGLFLLRNLTKLLILSNDISGVIPPEIGKAASLVRLRLGGNRITGEIPAAVGGMKSIVFLDLGSNRLTGTVPAQLGDCSQLQMLDLSNNTLTGALPDSLAGVRGLQELDVSHNQLAGPVPESFGRLAVLSRLVLAGNALSGTIPAALGRCRALELLDLSDNRLSGSIPDELCSLAGLDIALNLSRNGLTGTIPARISQLSKLSVLDLSYNAFAGSLTPLAGLDNLVTLNVSQNNFSGYLPDTKLFRQLSASSLSGNSGLCTKGGDVCFVGVDADGRPMSVTASDDAQRAHRLKLAIALLVTATVAMVLGMIGILRARGVGVKGNGGGGSSDSEAGGGELGWPWQFTPFQKVSFSVEQVVRSLVDANIIGKGVSGVVYRVSLESGETIAVKKLWPATTAAAAAFKDAGRDSFSAEVRTLGSIRHKNIVRFLGCCWNKSTRLLMYDYMANGSLGAVLHERGGGGAQLEWDVRYRIVLGSAQGLAYLHHGCSPPIVHRDIKANNILIGLDFEAYIADFGLAKLVDEGADFGRSSNTVAGSYGYIAPEYGYMLKITEKSDVYSYGVVVLEVLTGKQPIDPTIPDGQHVVDWVRRHKGGAGVLDPALQGRSDTEVEEMLQVMGVALLCVSPVPDERPAMKDVAAMLKEIRLEREEYAKVDVLLKGGGGGCGSPAKDATSTTMPLATTKATTSTSSTPPCRQGPRSSACNSNSSSFSAVYSSSKAKSPFD, from the exons ATGCCATTGTTGCCGCTGCTGCCGGCGACGACGGCAGCCCCGATGCGCCACCTCcacctcatcctcttcctcccactcttactcaacctcctcctcttctcctccacctccaccaccgccgccgccacttcCCCTAACCCAGAGGTCGCCTTCCTCTCCTCATGGCTCGCCGCGTCCCCCTCGCGCCCGCCGGACTGGGCCCCGGCCGCCGCGTCCCCGTGCAAGTGGTCGCACGTCGCCTGCGACGCGGCCGGCAGGGCGGTTGTTTCAGTGACTTTCCAGTCGGTCCACCTCGCCGTGCCGGCGCCGTCCGGCCTCTGCGCCGCGCTGCCGGGGCTCGTTAGCTTTGTTGTGTCGGATGCCAACCTGACCGGCGGCGTGCCGGAGGACCTCGCCCTGTGCCGCCGCCTCGCCACGCTTGACCTCAGCGGCAACTCCCTCACGGGCCCCGTCCCGGCGTCGCTCGGCAACCTGACGGCGCTCGAGTCGCTCGTGCTCAACACCAACCAGCTCTCCGGGCCCATCCCGGCCGAGCTCGGCGGGCTCGCGGCGTcgctgaagaacctgctgctgtTTGACAACcgcctctccggcgagctccccgcGGAGCTCGGTGGGCTGCGGCGGCTCGAGTCTCTCCGCGCCGGTGGCAACCACGATCTCTCCGGCCCCATCCCCGACTCGTTTTCCAAGCTCTCCAACCTCGCCGTGCTCGGCCTCGCGGACACCAAGATCTCCGGCACGCTACCGCCGTCGATCGGCAACCTCAAGAGCCTCCAGACGCTGTCGATATACACCACCATGCTCTCGGGCTCCATCCCGCCGGAGCTCGCGTTGTGCGCCAACCTCACCGACGTGTACCTCTACGAGAACGCGCTCTCCGGCGCGCTCCCGCCGGAGCTCGGCGCGCTCCAGAGCCTCCAGAAGCTGCTGCTGTGGCAGAACGCGCTCACCGGCCCCATCCCGGACAGCTTCGGCAACCTCACCTCTCTCGTCTCGCTCGACCTCTCCATCAACTCCATCTCCGGCGTCATCCCGGCGTCGCTCGGCCGGCTGCCGGCGCTGCAGGACCTGATGCTCAGTGACAACAACATCACCGGCACCATCCCAGTGCAGCTCGCCAACGCGACGGCGCTCGTGCAGCTGCAGCTCGACACCAACGAGATCTCCGGCCTCATCCCGCCGGAGCTCGGCCGGAGCCTGACCAACCTGCAGGTGCTGTTCGCGTGGCAGAACCGCCTCGAGGGCGCCATCCCGGCCACGCTCGCGTCCATGGCGAGCCTCCAGGCTCTCGACCTCTCGCACAACCGCTTCACCGGTGCCGTGCCGCCGGGGCTCTTCTTGCTGCGCAACCTCACCAAGCTGCTAATCTTGTCCAACGATATCTCCGGCGTGATACCGCCGGAGATCGGGAAGGCGGCGAGCCTCGTGCGGCTCAGGCTCGGCGGCAACCGCATCACCGGGGAGATTCCAGCGGCCGTGGGCGGGATGAAGAGCATCGTCTTCCTCGACCTCGGCAGCAACCGCCTCACGGGCACCGTGCCCGCCCAGCTCGGCGACTGCTCGCAGCTCCAGATGCTCGACCTCAGCAACAACACGCTCACTGGAGCCTTGCCAGATTCGCTCGCCGGCGTGCGCGGCCTGCAGGAGCTCGACGTCTCACACAACCAGCTTGCCGGCCCCGTGCCAGAATCCTTCGGAAGGCTGGCGGTGCTGAGCCGTCTCGTCCTCGCCGGCAACGCGCTGTCGGGGACGATACCGGCGGCGCTCGGGCGGTGCCGCGCGCTCGAGCTGCTCGACCTAAGCGACAACCGCCTCTCCGGCAGCATCCCCGACGAGCTCTGCAGCCTCGCCGGCCTCGACATCGCCCTTAACCTCAGCCGCAATGGCCTCACAGGCACGATCCCGGCGCGGATATCGCAGCTGAGCAAGCTGTCCGTGCTCGACCTGTCCTACAACGCGTTCGCCGGCAGCCTCACGCCGCTCGCGGGGCTAGACAACCTCGTCACCCTCAACGTGTCGCAGAACAACTTCTCCGGGTACCTCCCGGACACGAAGCTATTCCGGCAGCTCTCGGCGTCCAGCCTCTCCGGGAACTCGGGGCTGTGCACCAAAGGCGGCGACGTGTGCTTCGTTGGTGTGGACGCCGATGGCCGGCCGATGTCGGTGACCGCTAGCGACGATGCGCAGCGCGCGCACCGGCTCAAGCTCGCCATCGCGCTGCTGGTGACCGCGACGGTGGCGATGGTGCTCGGGATGATCGGCATACTCAGAGCGCGCGGGGTGGGCGTCAAGGGCAATGGTGGTGGCGGGAGCAGCGACTCGGAGGCCGGTGGCGGGGAGCTGGGGTGGCCCTGGCAGTTCACGCCGTTCCAGAAGGTGAGCTTCTCCGTGGAGCAGGTGGTGCGCAGCCTGGTCGACGCCAACATCATCGGCAAGGGCGTGTCCGGCGTGGTGTACCGCGTGAGCCTGGAATCCGGCGAGACCATCGCCGTGAAGAAGCTGTGGCCCGCCACGACGGCCGCGGCGGCCGCGTTCAAGGACGCCGGCCGGGACTCGTTCTCGGCGGAGGTGCGCACGCTGGGCTCCATCCGGCACAAGAACATCGTGCGCTTCCTCGGCTGCTGCTGGAACAAGAGCACGCGGCTGCTCATGTACGACTACATGGCCAACGGCAGCCTCGGCGCCGTGCTCCACGAGCGGGGCGGCGGTGGAGCACAGCTGGAGTGGGACGTCCGGTACCGGATCGTGCTCGGGTCGGCGCAGGGCCTCGCGTACCTGCACCACGGCTGCTCGCCGCCGATCGTCCACCGCGACATCAAGGCCAACAACATCCTCATCGGCCTTGACTTCGAGGCCTACATCGCCGACTTCGGCCTCGCCAAGCTCGTCGACGAAGGCGCCGACTTCGGCCGCTCCTCCAACACCGTCGCCGGCTCCTACGGCTACATCGCCCCCG AGTACGGGTACATGCTGAAGATCACCGAGAAGAGCGACGTGTACAGCTACGGGGTGGTGGTGCTGGAGGTGCTGACCGGGAAGCAGCCGATCGACCCGACCATCCCGGACGGGCAGCACGTGGTGGACTGGGTGCGGCGGCACAAGGGCGGCGCCGGCGTGCTGGACCCGGCGCTGCAGGGGCGATCCGACACAGAGGTGGAGGAGATGTTGCAGGTCATGGGCGTGGCCCTGCTCTGCGTCAGCCCCGTCCCCGACGAGCGGCCGGCCATGAAGGACGTCGCGGCCATGCTCAAGGAGATCCGGCTCGAGCGCGAGGAGTACGCCAAGGTCGACGTCCTGCTcaagggcggtggcggcggctgcgggtcGCCGGCCAAGGATGCCACCTCGACAACAATGCCATTGGCGACGACAAAGGCCACCACATCGACGTCAAGCACGCCGCCGTGCCGGCAGGGCCCCAGGAGCAGCGcctgcaacagcaacagcagcagcttcTCCGCCGTCTACTCTTCATCGAAGGCCAAATCGCCATTCGATTGA